The genome window CCTGAGTTTTACTTGCGCTGCATGTCCACGACTGTCGGCTTGCCGTCGACCGTGTCGAATACGGCGGTAACCGCATCACCTTCCTTGAAGTCCTTCAACGAAGCGCGATCCTTGACCGGGAACGCCATGGTCATGGCGGACATGCCGAGATTTTCGATCGGGCCGTGCTTGAGGGTAACTTTCCCTGCCTTCGCATCGATCTTCTTTACCTCTGCCGCAACCGGGTGGGGGGCCTGCTTCGTTTCGGCTGACGGCTTCATGTCCATGCCCTTCATATCCATGCCGTCCATCGACCCTGCCGCGAACGCAGCCGGTGTGGCAGCGAGAGCAGCCATGATGGCAAGAGTTTTGACGTATTTCATTGTGATTCCTCCGGGAGTGAGGGGTGGGTGGAAAGTGAGACAGATTCGGCCTGCCGTCTGCGTATCAGCAAGTACACCGCCGGCACAACAAACAGGGAAAGCAATGGCGCGGTGACCATGCCGCCAACCATCGGAGCCGCAATGCGCTGCATGACCTCCGAGCCGGTGCCATGCGACCACATGATGGGAATCAGGCCGGCAAGAATGACAGCGACGGTCATGGCCTTGGGGCGGACCCGCAGCACTGCCCCTTCCTGAATGGCGTCCAGCAATGCGGACACGCTGGTTTCGCCTCGGCCCTCGCGTTCGCTCCAGGCTTGCTTCAGGTAGAGCAGCATGATGACGCCGAACTCGGCTGCCACGCCGGCAAGGGCGATAAAGCCGACAACCCCCGCTACCGAAAGGTTGTAGCCCAGCAAGTAAAGCAGCCAGAATCCGCCGATGAGCGCCAGCGGCAGCGTGCCCATGATCAGTAGCGCTTCATCGAGACGGCCGAACACCAGGTACAGCAACACGAAGATGATCAGCAGCGTGAACGGCACCACCACCTTCAGCTTCGCGGTGGCCCGCTCCAGATACTCGAACTGACCCGACCAACTGAGGGAATAGCCCGCTGGCATCGGGACCGCCTTGGCCACGGCGGCCTGCATGTCCTGGACGGCCGAACGCAGGTCACGTCCGCGAATATCGACGTACACCCAGCCCGACAGGCGGGCGTTTTCGCTGCGCAGCATCGGCGGTCCTTGCACCACCTGGAGGCGCGCCACGTCGGACAGCGTGATATGCTGGCCACGGTCGGTGACAATGGGCAGGCTGCGCAGTTGTTCCACCGAGTCGCGGTAGTCCCGTGGATAACGCACATTGATCGGAAAGCGCGCCAGCCCGTCGACCACTTCCCCGACGTTGTCGCCACCGATGGCCGAGGACACGATGCTCTGGACATCCTCGATGTTGAGCCCATATCGCCCGGCGGCCATCCGGTCTATGTCGACATCGACGTAGCGCCCGCCGGACAGGCGTTCGGCGAGTGCAGAGGTGACGCCCGGCACCGCCTTGACAGCATCCTCGATCCTCGTGGCCAGTCGGTCAATTTCCTTCAGGTCGGTGCCCGCCACCTTAATGCCGACCGGGCTCTTGATGCCGGTGGCGAGCATGTCGATGCGGTTGCGGATCGGCGGCACCCAGATATTGGACAGGCCGGGCACCTTCACCACGCGGTCGAGCTCCTCCACCAGCTTGTCCGTCGTCATGCCGGAACGCCACTGGTCGCGCGGCTTGAACTGGATGGTGGTTTCGAACATCTCGATGGGCGCCGGGTCGGTCGCCGTGTCGGCGCGGCCGGCCTTGCCAAACACGGTGGCTACCTCGGGAACGGTCTTGATTAGGCGGTCGGTCTGCTGCAGCAACTGCGCTGCCTTGCCGGTGGACAGCCCCGGGAGCGCCGACGGCATGTAGAGTAGGTCACCCTCATCGAGAGGCGGCATGAACTCGCCGCCAATTCGCATGATCGGCCAGGCGGTCGCGACGAGCAGAATTGCCGCGATCGCTACAGTGGTCTTCGGGTAGGTGAGCACCTTGGCCAACACTGGCTGATAGGCGCGAATCAGCCACCGACTGAGGGGATTGGACTGCTCCGTGGGGATCCTGCCACGGATCATGTAGCCCATCAGGACCGGCACCAGGGTGACGGAGAGGCCCGCCGCCGCGGCCATGGAGTAGGTCTTGGTAAAGGCCAGCGGCGAAAACAGTCGGCCCTCCTGCGCCTCCAGCGTGAACACCGGAATGAATGACAGCGTGATGATCAGCAGCGAGAAGAACAGCGCCGGTCCAACCTCAGCCGCCGACTCGCCGATCACGCTCCAGCGTTCATGGCCGGTGAGATCCAGGCCGGGCTTATCCGCATGCCAATGCTCGAGATGCTTGTGCGCGTTCTCGATCATGACGACCGCGGCATCGACCATGGCGCCGATGGCAATGGCGATGCCGCCCAGCGACATGATGTTGGCATTGACACCCTGGTATCGCATGACCAGAAACGCGGCCAGCACACCCAGCGGCAATGAAACGATGGCAACCAGCGCGGAGCGCAGGTGGAACAGGAAAACCAGGCAGACCACCGCGACGACGATAAACTCTTCGATCAGCTTGTGGGTCAGGTTTTCCACCGCCCGGTTGATCAGGGCGGAGCGATCGTACGTGGTGACGATCTGGACGCCTGCCGGCAGGCTCTTCTGCAGCGTGGCGAGTTTGGCTTTGACCGCTTCGATGGTTTCCAGCGCGTTCTTGCCCGAGCGCATCACGATGACACCGCCGGCGACCTCTCCCTGGCCGTCGAGCTCGGCGATGCCGCGCCGCATCTCGGGACCAAGCTGGACGGTGGCGACATCGCCCAGCCGCACCGGGATGCCGGCGTCGCTGGTCACCAGCGGGATCTGCCGGAAATCATCGAGCGTCTTCAGGTAGCCGCTGGCCCGGACCATGTACTCCGCCTCGCCCAATTCCAGCACCGAGCCGCCGGTTTCCTGGTTGGCGCCCTTGAGCGCCGTAAGCACCTTGCCCTGCGACAGGTTGTAGGCGCGTAGCCGGTCCGGCATCAGGACGACCTGGAACTGCTTCACCATGCCGCCGAGGGACGCGACCTCGGCAACATTGGGCAGCGATTTCAGCTCGAAGCGCAAGAACCAGTCCTGGAGCGCACGCAGTTGACTGAGGTCGTGCTGGCCGGTCTTGTCCACCAGCGTGTACTCGTAGATCCAGCCGACGCCGGTGGCGTCCGGCCCCAGCGCCGGCTTGGCGGCGCCGGGCAGGCGGGATTGCACCTGGTTCAGATATTCCAGCACGCGGGAGCGCGCCCAATACAGGTCGGTGCCGTCCTCGAATAGCACATAGACAAACGAGTCACCGAAGAACGAGTAGCCGCGTACGGTCTTGGCGCCCGGGACCGACAGCATGGTCGTGGTCAGTGGATAGGTGACCTGGTTCTCGACAATCTGTGGCGCCTGGCCGGGAAACGGCGTGCGGATGATCACTTGCACATCGGACAAGTCCGGCAACGCGTCGAGCGGCGTGCTGCGCACGGCCCACAGTCCCCAGGCGGTCAGCATGACCGTGACCAGCAGGACCAGGAAACGGTTGCGGATGGAAGCAAGAATGAGCCGGGCGATCATGGCTTGGCCCCCTGGGTGGTGCCGGCCGGCTCGACTGCGGACAGGATCGCCAGGCCATCCTTGTCCAGGTGGAAGCGGAACCGGATGCGGTCGCCGGTCTTGAGCCCCTTCGGCAGGCCGGCAGGCGGCGCGGCGAAATCCATGGTCATCGCGCCCCACTGTGCCGAGGGAATCGGCCCGTGCGAGATGGTCAGGCCTTCGCGCGTCACGGCCTCGATGCGCCCGACGCCCTCGTGCTCGGGCGCAGCCGCAGCCGGCGCGGAAGCCGCTGTCGTGGCGCTCATGCGTTCGGCCGTGCCACGCAAGCTGGCTTCCGAATCGATGAGGAACTGCCCGGAGGTGACCACTTTCTGCCCCGCTTTCAGCCCGTCCAGCACCTCGACCATGCCGGCGGCCTCGCGCCCGGTCTTGACTTCGGTTGCCACAAAGCCGGCCTTGCCCGCATCGACCATGACGATGCTGCGCTGGCCGGTGCGGATGACGGACTCCAGCGGAATCATCAGCAATTCCTTCTGATCACCGCTGTCAAACCGGACCGTCACGAACATCCCCGGCAACAGGTGCCTGCCCTTGTTGGGCAGGACAATGCGCACCTTGATGGTTCGCGTGGCCGGATTGACATCGGGCAGGACGGTATCGACCTTGCCAACGATTGACTCGGTTGCGCCGGTCGGCGACACCTTGACCGCCCGGCCCGGAGCGATGGCGTGGGCTTGTCCCTCCGGTACCTCGGCAATCACCCAGACCTGGCTCAGGTCGGCCAGGCGAAACAGGGTCATGCCAGGAGACACAGTCATGCCCTCCCGGACCGCAACCTCTGTCACAAGGCCGTCGACGGGGCTCACAATGCCAAGAGTAGGCTGGAGCTTGCCGGATGATTCGACGGTGCTGACCTGGCCGGGGGTCATGCCAGCCTGCAGCATGCGGGCCTTGGCCGCGCTGCGCAGGTCGGATTGGCCACCCGCGGCCATGCGGGACACGGCAAGATATTCCTCTTGCGCGGCCACCCAATCGGGCGAGTACAGCGTCACCAGTGCTTGGCCGCGCCGGACCGGGTCGAGGGTCGCTTTGACCGCTACGTGCTGGACGAAGGCATTCGTCCGCGCCTGGATCACCTGGACACTGCGCTCGTCAATGGCGACATTGCCAGGTGCCTCGAGCACGGC of Cupriavidus taiwanensis contains these proteins:
- a CDS encoding copper-binding protein, which gives rise to MKYVKTLAIMAALAATPAAFAAGSMDGMDMKGMDMKPSAETKQAPHPVAAEVKKIDAKAGKVTLKHGPIENLGMSAMTMAFPVKDRASLKDFKEGDAVTAVFDTVDGKPTVVDMQRK
- a CDS encoding efflux RND transporter permease subunit; protein product: MIARLILASIRNRFLVLLVTVMLTAWGLWAVRSTPLDALPDLSDVQVIIRTPFPGQAPQIVENQVTYPLTTTMLSVPGAKTVRGYSFFGDSFVYVLFEDGTDLYWARSRVLEYLNQVQSRLPGAAKPALGPDATGVGWIYEYTLVDKTGQHDLSQLRALQDWFLRFELKSLPNVAEVASLGGMVKQFQVVLMPDRLRAYNLSQGKVLTALKGANQETGGSVLELGEAEYMVRASGYLKTLDDFRQIPLVTSDAGIPVRLGDVATVQLGPEMRRGIAELDGQGEVAGGVIVMRSGKNALETIEAVKAKLATLQKSLPAGVQIVTTYDRSALINRAVENLTHKLIEEFIVVAVVCLVFLFHLRSALVAIVSLPLGVLAAFLVMRYQGVNANIMSLGGIAIAIGAMVDAAVVMIENAHKHLEHWHADKPGLDLTGHERWSVIGESAAEVGPALFFSLLIITLSFIPVFTLEAQEGRLFSPLAFTKTYSMAAAAGLSVTLVPVLMGYMIRGRIPTEQSNPLSRWLIRAYQPVLAKVLTYPKTTVAIAAILLVATAWPIMRIGGEFMPPLDEGDLLYMPSALPGLSTGKAAQLLQQTDRLIKTVPEVATVFGKAGRADTATDPAPIEMFETTIQFKPRDQWRSGMTTDKLVEELDRVVKVPGLSNIWVPPIRNRIDMLATGIKSPVGIKVAGTDLKEIDRLATRIEDAVKAVPGVTSALAERLSGGRYVDVDIDRMAAGRYGLNIEDVQSIVSSAIGGDNVGEVVDGLARFPINVRYPRDYRDSVEQLRSLPIVTDRGQHITLSDVARLQVVQGPPMLRSENARLSGWVYVDIRGRDLRSAVQDMQAAVAKAVPMPAGYSLSWSGQFEYLERATAKLKVVVPFTLLIIFVLLYLVFGRLDEALLIMGTLPLALIGGFWLLYLLGYNLSVAGVVGFIALAGVAAEFGVIMLLYLKQAWSEREGRGETSVSALLDAIQEGAVLRVRPKAMTVAVILAGLIPIMWSHGTGSEVMQRIAAPMVGGMVTAPLLSLFVVPAVYLLIRRRQAESVSLSTHPSLPEESQ
- a CDS encoding efflux RND transporter periplasmic adaptor subunit — encoded protein: MKKPVIAAVAGVVVIGAALYGAYHLGVMRGTQSAQTAAPGAASALKAGDTDPNTGKKILYWHDPMVPGQRFDKPGKSPFMDMQLVPVYADGDAGGSGGSGVTVDSRVAQNLGIRTTEVKASRMSAVLEAPGNVAIDERSVQVIQARTNAFVQHVAVKATLDPVRRGQALVTLYSPDWVAAQEEYLAVSRMAAGGQSDLRSAAKARMLQAGMTPGQVSTVESSGKLQPTLGIVSPVDGLVTEVAVREGMTVSPGMTLFRLADLSQVWVIAEVPEGQAHAIAPGRAVKVSPTGATESIVGKVDTVLPDVNPATRTIKVRIVLPNKGRHLLPGMFVTVRFDSGDQKELLMIPLESVIRTGQRSIVMVDAGKAGFVATEVKTGREAAGMVEVLDGLKAGQKVVTSGQFLIDSEASLRGTAERMSATTAASAPAAAAPEHEGVGRIEAVTREGLTISHGPIPSAQWGAMTMDFAAPPAGLPKGLKTGDRIRFRFHLDKDGLAILSAVEPAGTTQGAKP